The Haloterrigena turkmenica DSM 5511 genome includes the window TGGGTCATCGTAGTGCTTGCAATGGCAGCCCGCGACGGCGACCCGAACGGGTTCGGAGCGGTCGCGGTTCGGCGTCGCCGGCTTGCAGACGCAGTCCCAGTCGTGTTACGAGCAGGGGGAGTACCCGGATCCGTATGGCAGCATCATCAGGTCGGAGACCCGACTCCTCGAGTCTCGCAGAGGTACTGGATCGCATCCTCGACAAGGGCGTCGTCATCGACGTCTGGGCACGGGTCTCGGTCGTCGGGATCGAGCTCCTGACGATCGAGGCCCGCGTCGTCGTCGCGAGCGTCGACACCTTCCTCCACTACGCGGAGGAGATCGCAAAAATTGAGCAAGCGACGGCAGAGGGCGACCTCGAGGAGTTAGAGGAGCTCGAGGTCGAACCGCGTCCG containing:
- the gvpA gene encoding gas vesicle protein GvpA; this translates as MAASSGRRPDSSSLAEVLDRILDKGVVIDVWARVSVVGIELLTIEARVVVASVDTFLHYAEEIAKIEQATAEGDLEELEELEVEPRPESSPESATQ